In the genome of Microtus ochrogaster isolate Prairie Vole_2 unplaced genomic scaffold, MicOch1.0 UNK47, whole genome shotgun sequence, one region contains:
- the LOC101988510 gene encoding ubiquitin carboxyl-terminal hydrolase 29-like — MALLKIHGFVQIRSKNRSKHTRGSQWKEAVIETVERKQKASLVVSFKLEGRRRVFPLGGNVAGVVVSYCEAGLHRLHLTLKDDTSLLIDKLSAFDVEQLKAVLDSVHPSESQQLEEPERNPDVLESGDLFCRKHQDTFCGSLNITQESETLFPMNMSLSMANSASGYVEEERTEKQNKKRKTISTSTVELNEVFLKESNTESRKKSKSYNSRNKRNKGEKLMPIRDQEMHNNWKLEPLFSTNSCGKLDLDDTVFASGSKFSQEIPIQNDIQSPLDTCAKQLTREGFPNLGNTCYMNSILQSVFGIPTFAKDLLTQGIPWEKVSCDDLIKPLSQLLVLKDIRDVEIKGQLLINVKKSISTVADTFLGDEQNDAHEFLSQCLDQLKLNVEKLNTMCITERENEVDDFFPSAYAGTASTKMFVCPVSANFEIELDSSIVCEACGEATFNTEVSNYLSVDLHQGTKEHPLSIQKSLDLFFTPEKIERNCEKCKNKNSVLRYTLRRLPRVLILHLKRYHFTANRLLVKSQQPVEISKYLDVSSHCNENTKPPYPLTSQSPHEAFGVPNVSEEMMPDILSQSIPAKRVASDFIDFTVLQVGSTEDAEVQTLHRMYEELSEEQWQRGLENGPKVEPKAVKRENRMLSEKALSAPDSVMCDPLSIHIPGLAEIGLQQVSKNSEFKKYEKINVYGKSDHYTATEMANYLCDLKEQNILDGSQEIAEQLLQMHGSRIHAELLPWASPQSVRSTEEDAGARNTEIDSKNAALGADPQNYRLVGVVSHFGSSQDSGHYVSDVYDFQRQAWLLYSDVQVFEIPEALIQENRLHTGYIFFYMRNEIFDWLLKKASECKLLNTSQDEKNTELFSTLLNGFTYLLEES, encoded by the coding sequence ATGGCTCTTCTAAAGATACATGGTTTCGTCCAAATCCGAAGCAAGAACCGGAGCAAGCACACCCGGGGTTCTCAGTGGAAAGAGGCAGTCATCGAAACagtggagaggaagcagaaggctaGTCTGGTGGTCTCCTTTAagttggaaggaaggagaagggtttTCCCACTGGGTGGTAATGTTGCAGGTGTAGTGGTTAGTTATTGTGAGGCTGGACTGCATCGTCTGCATTTAACTCTGAAAGATGACACGTCCTTACTCATCGACAAGCTATCTGCCTTCGATGTTGAGCAGTTGAAGGCTGTCCTGGATTCTGTTCATCCTTCTGAATCCCAACAACTTGAGGAACCAGAGAGGAATCCGGATGTTCTTGAAAGCGGCGATCTATTTTGCCGGAAGCACCAGGATACATTTTGTGGATCTTTGAATATCACACAAGAAAGTGAGACGCTGTTCCCTATGAATATGTCGCTTTCAATGGCAAACTCCGCCAGCGGTTATGTTGAAGAAGAGAGAACCGAGAAACAGAACAAGAAGCGGAAGACGATCTCAACGTCCACTGTAGAATTGAATGAGGTCTTTCTCAAAGAAAGTAATACCGaatcaagaaagaaatccaaGAGCTACAACTCcaggaacaaaagaaacaaaggagagaagCTGATGCCTATAAGAGACCAGGAAATGCATAACAACTGGAAACTTGAGCCGTTATTCAGTACCAACTCCTGCGGGAAGCTTGACCTAGATGACACTGTTTTTGCAAGCGGATCCAAGTTCAGCCAGGAGATCCCAATACAGAATGATATCCAGTCTCCTCTCGATACTTGCGCAAAGCAGCTGACACGTGAAGGCTTCCCCAATTTAGGAAACACCTGCTACATGAATTCCATCTTACAATCTGTCTTTGGCATCCCAACCTTCGCAAAGGACTTGCTCACACAAGGTATCCCATGGGAGAAAGTTTCCTGTGATGATCTCATTAAGCCCTTAAGCCAACTTCTTGTCTTGAAAGACATCAGAGATGTAGAGATCAAGGGACAGTTACTCATAAATGTGAAGAAATCCATTTCCACGGTTGCAGACACATTCTTGGGCGATGAACAGAATGATGCCCATGAATTTTTAAGTCAGTGCTTAGATCAGTTGAAACTGAACGTGGAGAAACTAAACACCATGTGCATTACTGAGAGGGAAAACGAAGTTGACGATTTTTTTCCATCAGCATATGCTGGGACTGCCTCCACCAAAATGTTTGTTTGTCCTGTCAGTGCTAATTTTGAAATAGAGCTGGATAGCTCTATTGTTTGTGAAGCCTGTGGTGAGGCGACCTTCAACACTGAAGTGAGTAATTACCTCTCTGTTGACCTGCACCAAGGGACAAAAGAACACCCTCTGTCGATTCAGAAGTCACTTGATCTTTTCTTTACACCGGAAAAAATTGAGCGCAATTGTGAGAAATGCAAGAACAAGAATTCTGTGCTCAGATATACTTTGAGGAGACTCCCAAGGGTCCTTATCCTTCATCTGAAACGCTACCACTTTACTGCTAACAGGTTGTTAGTGAAGAGCCAGCAGCCAGTTGAGATTTCAAAGTATCTGGATGTCTCTTCCCATTGCAATGAAAACACGAAGCCACCATATCCCTTGACCAGTCAGTCCCCTCACGAGGCCTTTGGTGTCCCAAATGTCTCTGAAGAGATGATGCCTGACATCCTCAGCCAGTCGATACCAGCTAAGAGGGTGGCTTCAGACTTCATTGATTTCACAGTCCTACAGGTTGGATCCACTGAGGATGCTGAAGTCCAAACCTTGCACAGGATGTATGAGGAGCTCAGTGAGGAACAGTGGCAGAGAGGCCTTGAAAATGGTCCTAAAGTGGAGCCAAAGGCagtaaagagagaaaacaggatgCTTAGCGAGAAGGCATTGTCAGCACCGGACTCAGTGATGTGCGACCCTCTCAGCATCCACATACCAGGTCTTGCAGAGATAGGTCTTCAACAGGTCTCCAAGAATTCAGAATTTAAGAAGTATGAGAAAATCAATGTATATGGAAAGTCAGATCATTACACCGCAACTGAGATGGCCAATTATTTGTGTGatcttaaagaacaaaacatcCTGGATGGATCTCAAGAAATTGCCGAACAGCTCCTCCAGATGCACGGGAGTAGAATCCACGCGGAACTGCTGCCTTGGGCATCACCTCAAAGTGTTCGCAGTACAGAGGAAGACGCCGGAGCCAGGAACACTGAAATTGACTCAAAAAACGCAGCACTGGGAGCCGATCCCCAGAACTACAGGCTCGTCGGTGTCGTCAGCCATTTTGGGAGCTCCCAAGATTCAGGCCATTATGTAAGCGATGTGTATGACTTTCAAAGGCAGGCGTGGCTCCTGTACAGTGATGTCCAAGTGTTCGAGATCCCAGAGGCCTTGATTCAGGAGAATCGGCTTCACACCggatacattttcttttacatgcGAAATGAGATTTTTGATTGGCTGTTGAAAAAGGCGTCAGAGTGCAAGTTACTGAACACATCTCAAGATGAAAAGAATACAGAACTTTTTTCCACCTTGCTTAATGGCTTTACATACCTTCTAGAAGAATCCTAA